Below is a window of Clostridium sp. JN-1 DNA.
TACTAAAATATTTAACTTTAAACAATTGTGTTTGCATTGCAGCAACTCATGATGTAGAACTTACTCATATACTTGAAAAGTATTTTACAAATTATCATTTCCAAGAAAATATAGAGGATAACAAAATAAGATTTGACTATAAAATCCACAGCGGCAGATCTACTACCCAAAATGCAATAAAGCTTTTAGGAATATTAGGATATAATGATACTATTGTAAACAGGGCACAAAACAAGGCAAATAAATTTTTGACTCAAGGCATATGGGAACCAGAATAAATTTACTTTTAGCTCTAGTATCTGCAAAATCGTAATATGCAGATATTGCGTATCAAGCATTGTTGATAGATATATGCTTTGTAATTACAAACTTAATTCATACTCCGGGGTATATATGCAGACTTCAGCACGGTAAAAACTTTTAACAAGTCTAAAGCTCGTATTTTGAAAATCTAAAAAACATTAAATAAACTCGCAAAGCTCAAACAAATTTAATGTTTTAAGATTTTTCAAAATACTTCACTAAGACTTGTACTAAAAGTTTTTAATGTGCCTACAGTCTGCATATATATCCCTGCGCATGAATTAAGTTTTTCCTTATAAGATATATATTAGCTAACAACAATATTTTATATATCAATGTATACAAATACGGATTTAGGTATTGTTTAAACTTGATTATTTAGATGGCTGATAAAACATGATAAAAATTTAGCTTAAAGGTTAAGAAAACTTTTTGATAAATTATTACAGATAATTATTGATACTGCTTGACAAAATTTAAAATTCCGATGCTACGCATTTTATTATTGATTTTCTTAAAGCTTCTGTAGCAAATAAAACTAAGTATAAACTTAATGGCCTATCGACCTATGGGCTTTTCAGCCTTAGTAAATGTAAGATAAGTATTTATAATTACTTCAACATAATTTACAATATTAATATATACTGGACAGTCAAAACTTCTTTATAATTAACAAGCCTGTAGATCCTCATAAAATAAAGGTTCTGCTTGCTTGTTCTTAATTATTTTAGTTATGCTTAAACCTGCATTTTTAGCCATAATGCGAATAATGTTTTTTCGTAAGTAGCATGTTACAGTTGCTTCTGAAACTATAGTTTTTGATGGTGTTCTTAAATATCTAAAAATTTTGTTGTTTAATTCAGTTGATGAAAAACTTAATGACATTATTTGTAATAGACCCATTGCAATATAGCTACACATAACATACATTTCAATAGCATTTAGTGTAGATATGATTCTTTCCTTTACCTTTTCATCCTTAACTTTATCAATAGCATCAATTTCATCTTTTTCTTGAATCTATTTAATTTTGGCATTGATTTGCTCCAAAATTGATAACTAAAAGCACCGATTACTTGTTTTAGTTCACGAAATGTACACTCAATTTTAAAACGATAGATATACAGTCTTATTATTGTTTCCGGATTTAGATTAAGATCTGTGCTAACCAGTATGGAATTTATACCATTGCACTTAACAAGTACAAAACGCAACTCTTTGTATAATATTTGTCCCCAAAGAAGATTTATACAATAGTAGCTAATTTCTTGCTCATTGCCATAAATCTTAACTGTTGTTGTTTTAAAAGATTCCTTTTTCTCTTGAAATTAAGTATTTAATTTAATGGATGTTCCTTTTTAGGGTGTGGTCCTCGACCACTATATTCACCTGGTTGTTCATAAGCAACACACGATTTCTTAGCTTTTGTTACAATTTCTAGTGAACTACCATTTTCTTTGTTCAGCTTATTTAAGGCTATAAGTGCAGGAACAGAAAGAAAATACCTATCTAAAAGTAGAATTGGTCTTTCACCTAAAGTTTTTGCGATTGAAAAACCATTTTGAAGCATTTGAACAATATGAATCTCATATTGTTCGTCCGGCTGTATCCAGCTTCGGATAGTCCTTACACCATCTTGAAGATTGATTAACAGTAGAATACAAAACATATTTGAACTATTTCCTGCAAGTATCAATTTTATTTAATAAATTCCACATAAATTTATAGTTAATATACCACTATTATGATAAACTAAATTTAGTTAATTCTCTTGGTAGATTTAATCTCCTTTTTTTAGTACGCAATTAAAAGGATACTATAAATATAAACATGAAAAAATCAAGTTTAAAGATAAAGAGCCCTTTGTGGTTTATGTTTAGATTTAGGGGAAACAGAAATGAATAATACATATAAATTATTTATAATTGAAGATGACAAAGATATGTGTGAAGCGTTAAGTAATCTTCTAAGCAAATGGGAATTTGAAGTAACTGTATGTAAAGACTTTGAAAAAGTAATAGAGAACTTTTTAGAATACAAACCTGATGTTGTTCTCATGGACATCAATCTTCCAGTATGTGATGGTTTCTATTGGTGTAAAAAGATAAGACAAATATCTAAAACGCCAATTATATTTGTGTCTTCAAGGGACAGCAATATGGATATAGTAATGGCAATTAATAATGGTGGAGATGATTTTATACAAAAACCCTTTAACTCAGAGGTGTTAATTGCCAAATTACAAGCTGTTATAAGAAGGACCTATGAGTATAAAAATGAAGAAACAAAAGTGCTGAAATGTAACGACTTATTATTAAATTTAGATAACGCAACTCTCATATACAATGGAAATTCCTTAGAGCTTACTAAAAATGAAATGCTGCTTTTAAAAACTCTTATGGAGAATAAGGGGAAAGGGGTTTCTAGGAGTAAGCTTATGAAAAAGCTTTGGGATGACGATATATATGTTAATGAAAATACTCTCACTGTTAACATTAATAGACTAAGAAATAGGTTGGATCAGATTGGAATAAAAGATTTAATAGTGACGCAAAAAGGTATTGGGTATATAATATTATGATGTTAAGCCAACTGTTTAGAAAGAAATTCTTGATAGTTGGCTTTTTCTTAAGGAGGGAAAGACTTAGATGAAGATAGTGGATTATATTAGAAGCAATAAAATATGGTTAGCAAGCTATATGATAATTTTTATACTAATCAATTGTATATTATACAGCAGCACCACTATAAATAAGAGCTTTCAGGATATTATATATATGGACATACTTATTATATTAACAGTAATTATAACTTTTATTTATGGTTTAATAAAAGAAAGTCACAAATACAATAATATTTTGCAAGGCAATGAGAAGTTGGATAAAAAAGAAAAAGATTTTCATTTAAAGGTACTTTCAAATATGCTGGAAAAACAAAAGCTAGAACATTTAAAGGTGGAAGAAAGCTTAAAAAGCAATATAAATGATTTTGAAGATTACATTACAAAATGGGTTCATGATATTAAAATAAATATTGCTGTTGTTTATCTATTATTAGAAAACTTGGATGAACATGAATCAAAAAAGATAATATCTGAAATGAAACAAATGGAGTTTAGTGTAAATCAAGTGTTGTATGTCACAAGGGCAAATAATTATAATTTGGATATAAAAAGTGAACAAACAGTTGTAAAGGATGAAATTAGAAAGGCAATAAGGGAAAACGCAGAGTTTTTTATGAATAAAAATATTGAAATAACGGTGGCGGTTAAAGAATTTAACATAATAAGTGATAGAAAATGGATTCAATATATCATTTCTCAAATTATTAATAACAGCAGCAAGTACACTAATGAAAATGGACAATTACATATCTTTAGTAAAGAGGACAGCAAAGCTTATTATCTACACATTAAAGATAATGGCATTGGGATTCC
It encodes the following:
- a CDS encoding response regulator transcription factor, which produces MNNTYKLFIIEDDKDMCEALSNLLSKWEFEVTVCKDFEKVIENFLEYKPDVVLMDINLPVCDGFYWCKKIRQISKTPIIFVSSRDSNMDIVMAINNGGDDFIQKPFNSEVLIAKLQAVIRRTYEYKNEETKVLKCNDLLLNLDNATLIYNGNSLELTKNEMLLLKTLMENKGKGVSRSKLMKKLWDDDIYVNENTLTVNINRLRNRLDQIGIKDLIVTQKGIGYIIL
- a CDS encoding ATP-binding protein, with translation MKIVDYIRSNKIWLASYMIIFILINCILYSSTTINKSFQDIIYMDILIILTVIITFIYGLIKESHKYNNILQGNEKLDKKEKDFHLKVLSNMLEKQKLEHLKVEESLKSNINDFEDYITKWVHDIKINIAVVYLLLENLDEHESKKIISEMKQMEFSVNQVLYVTRANNYNLDIKSEQTVVKDEIRKAIRENAEFFMNKNIEITVAVKEFNIISDRKWIQYIISQIINNSSKYTNENGQLHIFSKEDSKAYYLHIKDNGIGIPKEDINRIFNKGFTGKNGRIKTKSTGIGLYYAKKMCNNLNIDLKVESEEGQYTEFILSFYKLADYFNVTSMSQ